One segment of Paraburkholderia sp. PREW-6R DNA contains the following:
- a CDS encoding efflux RND transporter permease subunit, giving the protein MWIVNVALKRPYTFIVMAILILLATPFVLFTTPVDVLPEINIPVVSIIWTYTGLSAEDMANRITSVNERSLTTTVNDIEHIESQSLAGITVLKVFLQPTANIQTAIAQTVAVEQAQLKQMPQGATPPLVLSYSASSIPVIQLGLSSPKLSEQDLNDTALNFLRPQLVTIPGAAVPYPYGGKSRLISVDLDTRALLAKGLTPSDVVSAFNAQNLILPTGTAKIGPKEYTINMNGSPATVEGLNDIPVRTLNGATTYLREVAHVRDGYSPQTNIVRQDGHRGVLMSVLKNGSASTLSIVNTLKGLLPSARSSLPPDLNISALFDQSVFVKAAVQGVVREALVAAALTAAMILLFLGNWRSTCIIAISIPLSILSSLIALHALGQTINIMTLGGLALAVGILVDDATVTIENIERHLHMGTDLHEAILEGAGEIAVPALVSTLCICIVFVPMFFLTGVAKYLFVPLAEAVVFAMLASYVLSRTLVPTLAMLLMGHAHKAKGDAQPNLFQRLYQRFDRGFERMRAGYIMILSSLLVRRATFGTVFLGFCVISMGLVFVLGEDFFPNVDAGDIRLHMRAPTGTRIEETARLADQVEKVIREVVPQKELGTILDNLGLPYSGINLSYSNAGTIGTLDGEIQVALSEDHKPSQIYMDKLRALLPQRFPGTEFFFQPADIVTQILNFGLPAAVDVQISGANQQGNFDVARKLLKEVRMIPGTVDTHIQQKLDEPVINLQMDRTRLQQLNLNANNVAQNVLISLSGSSQTSPGFWFNNRNGVEYNVAVQTPQYQISSIDELLRTPVSSSTTGPTQLLGNLVRVAPQSQFAEVTHYNIKPVIDLYVSVENRDLGSVANQVDKLVDNARKALPRGSQITVRGQVQTMRSSFFGLGLGVAMAIVLVYLLIVVNFQSWIDPLIIISALPAALAGIVWMLFLTGTHLSVPALTGAIMTMGVATANSILMVAFARQRLSAGAPPLTAALEAGASRIRPVLMTAFAMIIGMIPMALGLGEGAEQNAPLGRAVIGGLLFATVSTLFFVPLLFAGIHTRLARRHRNDGENGNGGNGGGNGNDGGNGGGSGGADDGRGGKRGGERGARRDGDPGRDARERDGQGSHDGSDGPAPDHEGAGQPA; this is encoded by the coding sequence ATGTGGATTGTTAACGTAGCGCTTAAACGGCCTTACACGTTCATCGTGATGGCCATTCTGATCCTGCTGGCGACGCCCTTCGTGCTGTTCACCACGCCCGTTGACGTGCTGCCGGAAATCAACATCCCGGTCGTCAGCATTATCTGGACGTACACGGGCCTGTCCGCCGAAGACATGGCGAATCGGATTACGTCGGTCAACGAGCGCAGTCTGACGACCACCGTCAACGACATCGAGCACATCGAGTCGCAGTCGCTTGCCGGTATCACGGTCCTGAAAGTGTTTTTGCAGCCGACCGCAAACATTCAGACGGCAATTGCGCAAACCGTTGCCGTCGAACAGGCGCAGCTCAAGCAGATGCCGCAAGGGGCGACGCCGCCGCTCGTGCTCAGCTATTCGGCCTCCAGTATTCCGGTGATCCAGCTCGGGCTGTCGAGTCCGAAGCTTTCGGAGCAGGATCTGAACGACACCGCATTGAATTTCCTGCGCCCGCAGCTCGTCACGATTCCGGGTGCGGCGGTGCCGTATCCGTACGGCGGCAAATCCCGGCTGATTTCGGTCGACCTCGACACGCGCGCGTTGCTTGCCAAAGGGCTGACGCCATCCGACGTGGTGAGCGCATTCAACGCGCAAAACCTGATTCTGCCGACCGGTACGGCCAAGATCGGGCCGAAGGAATACACGATCAACATGAACGGCTCGCCCGCCACGGTGGAGGGGCTCAACGATATCCCGGTGCGCACGCTGAATGGCGCGACCACGTATCTGCGCGAAGTCGCCCACGTGCGCGACGGTTACTCTCCGCAGACCAATATCGTGCGGCAGGACGGGCATCGCGGCGTGCTGATGTCCGTGCTGAAAAACGGCAGCGCGTCCACGTTGTCGATCGTCAACACGTTAAAAGGTCTGTTGCCGTCGGCGCGTTCCTCGCTGCCGCCCGATCTGAACATTTCGGCGCTGTTCGATCAGTCGGTGTTCGTCAAGGCGGCCGTGCAGGGGGTGGTGCGCGAAGCACTGGTCGCCGCCGCGCTGACCGCGGCGATGATCCTGCTCTTTCTCGGCAACTGGCGCAGCACCTGCATTATCGCCATCTCGATTCCTCTGTCCATTCTGTCCTCGTTGATCGCGCTGCACGCGCTCGGGCAGACCATCAACATCATGACGCTCGGCGGCCTCGCGCTCGCGGTCGGTATTCTGGTGGACGACGCCACGGTGACGATCGAAAACATCGAACGGCACTTGCATATGGGCACGGATCTGCACGAAGCGATTCTGGAAGGCGCGGGCGAAATCGCGGTCCCTGCACTGGTGTCGACGCTGTGTATCTGTATCGTGTTCGTGCCGATGTTTTTCCTCACTGGCGTCGCGAAGTATCTGTTCGTGCCGCTCGCCGAAGCGGTGGTGTTCGCAATGCTGGCCTCGTACGTGCTTTCGCGTACGCTCGTGCCGACCCTCGCGATGCTGCTGATGGGCCACGCGCACAAAGCCAAAGGCGACGCCCAGCCGAATCTGTTCCAGCGTCTGTACCAGCGTTTCGACCGCGGCTTCGAGCGCATGCGCGCCGGTTACATCATGATTCTCAGCAGCCTTCTGGTGCGTCGCGCGACATTCGGCACCGTGTTTCTCGGCTTCTGCGTGATTTCGATGGGCCTCGTCTTCGTGCTGGGCGAAGACTTTTTCCCGAACGTCGACGCGGGTGACATCCGGCTGCATATGCGCGCGCCGACCGGGACCCGGATCGAGGAAACCGCGCGCCTTGCGGACCAGGTCGAAAAAGTGATCCGCGAGGTGGTGCCGCAAAAGGAACTCGGCACGATTCTCGACAACCTTGGCTTGCCGTACAGCGGTATCAATCTCTCGTACAGCAACGCGGGCACGATCGGCACGCTCGACGGCGAAATTCAGGTCGCGCTGAGCGAAGACCACAAGCCGAGCCAGATCTATATGGACAAGCTGCGCGCGTTGTTGCCACAACGTTTTCCGGGTACGGAATTCTTTTTCCAGCCGGCCGATATCGTCACGCAGATTCTCAACTTCGGCTTGCCGGCCGCGGTGGACGTGCAGATTTCCGGCGCGAACCAGCAGGGCAACTTCGACGTCGCGCGCAAGCTGCTAAAGGAAGTGCGGATGATTCCCGGCACGGTGGACACGCACATCCAGCAGAAACTGGATGAACCGGTCATCAATCTGCAGATGGATCGCACGCGCTTGCAGCAGTTGAATCTGAACGCGAACAATGTGGCGCAGAACGTGTTGATTTCGCTGTCGGGCAGCTCGCAGACGTCGCCGGGTTTCTGGTTCAACAACCGCAACGGCGTGGAATACAACGTTGCGGTGCAGACGCCGCAGTATCAGATTTCGTCGATCGACGAATTGCTGCGCACGCCGGTCTCCAGCTCGACCACGGGCCCGACGCAACTGCTCGGCAACCTCGTGCGGGTCGCGCCGCAAAGCCAGTTCGCCGAGGTCACGCACTACAACATCAAGCCGGTGATCGATCTGTATGTGAGCGTTGAAAACCGCGATCTGGGCAGCGTCGCGAATCAGGTCGACAAGCTCGTCGACAACGCGCGCAAGGCGTTGCCGCGCGGCAGTCAGATCACGGTGCGCGGCCAGGTACAGACGATGCGCAGTTCCTTCTTCGGACTCGGGCTCGGCGTGGCGATGGCGATTGTCCTCGTGTATCTGCTGATCGTCGTGAATTTCCAGTCGTGGATCGATCCGCTCATCATCATCAGCGCGTTGCCCGCGGCGCTTGCCGGCATCGTGTGGATGCTGTTTCTGACGGGCACGCATCTGAGCGTGCCGGCGTTGACGGGCGCGATCATGACGATGGGCGTCGCCACGGCCAACAGTATCCTGATGGTGGCGTTCGCGCGCCAGCGGCTCTCCGCCGGCGCACCGCCCCTCACCGCCGCGCTCGAGGCCGGCGCGAGCCGGATCAGGCCGGTGCTGATGACGGCGTTCGCGATGATCATCGGGATGATTCCAATGGCGCTCGGTTTGGGCGAAGGCGCCGAGCAGAATGCGCCGCTCGGCCGTGCGGTGATCGGCGGATTGCTGTTCGCGACCGTGTCCACGCTGTTCTTCGTGCCGCTGCTGTTTGCAGGCATTCACACACGCCTCGCTCGCCGCCACCGCAACGACGGCGAAAATGGCAATGGCGGCAATGGGGGCGGCAATGGCAATGACGGCGGCAATGGCGGCGGCAGCGGCGGCGCCGACGACGGGCGCGGCGGCAAGCGCGGCGGCGAGCGCGGCGCACGGCGAGACGGCGACCCGGGCCGTGACGCGCGCGAGCGCGACGGTCAGGGCAGTCACGATGGCAGTGACGGTCCCGCGCCCGATCACGAAGGCGCGGGCCAGCCCGCGTAA